In Pyrus communis chromosome 15, drPyrComm1.1, whole genome shotgun sequence, the genomic stretch AGTTCGCAGCAACATCATCATATGTTCATTGGCTCGGGACTAGCAGTGTTCAATATGTCCAACAATGAGTTCTGAGGCTCCAACTCCTCATGCCAGAGTGGAAGTTTGTCGCCAGGATAGTAGTTTCTTGTCACTCCCTCAGAATTTATCTGCAAAACCGCACAAACGATAAGGAAAGTAAGGGACTTAGCCAATCTATGGTCTAGTATGttggaaacaaaaataaagatacGATTGCTTAGTCACAAATAAAGTTGAGGGGAAACAAGAACTTACAACTACAGTACGGACAACACCCCCACTGGCACCATCTCGTGCAATGGCGAGGGAAACAGCCTTAACCACCAATTGCTGCAATGATGCCACCAAAGAGTCGTTAACTATAAACCTCAAAGTCAAACTTTACATAACAATAGCAATCTTTTATTTGTCACAGCAAATGCCTGAATGATATCATCACCAGCtacatattatatatgttgGAGCACTAAAATGAAAGTTTTAGTACTGATTTCCTTTCCAAGGGTCAAAGCTTGCTTGCGATGTTGTGGCATTTAAGTTAATTATTGATGCACAATAGTGACCAGGTCAAGTGCCATGTAAACTTAGAACTTTTCATGACCAGTATGTTCTAAGTACTAAAATTTTCAAGTTCAAACATTAAGAGATACATACCTCAGCTTCGTCCTTGGTCATTCCTTCTTTCCATGCTTGATCGAAAAATCCATACAAGTAACTGGAGCCAGATCCTACAAagtaaaatattatgttaagCCAAACTCGTGGGCAAAACTATCAAACTGAACCTTTTCAGAAGGCAAAATCACATTTAAAACTTCCAAAACATGATGTGGAAGCCAATCGCAATGACGTAGGGATGATAGGAATATGATATCTGAACATAACCCTTTTTGGGGCCAGTAAATATAAGTCGTTGGTCCCTCCAGTTATAGTCATTAACCCTAagatgaattcttggcacgtaCTTGAGGCACATCCAGCATTACCAATTGATTGCATACATTACTAAACCCGACTTGATATTGTCCATAAAGTAAAACTTGAAACCAAGTCATACGTTACTAAAAATCCTATTTCAACCAAACAAATCCGATGACTTTCTTTGGTATAAGCAGCAAAATTTACATCCCACAAAACATACAGAAACATCTAAAGCGCACGTCATTACCCAATCACAAGCGGGAAACAGAAATTCAATTATGAAGTAAGAAATACTCTAGCATAGCATACCTCCAATGGCAAAGGGCAGCTCTAGCAGTGTGCCACCAAGAGGAATCCCATAAATCTTACCGCCTTCGTACTTGTCCCACCCGCCAACAATCAGACCAGTTTCCAACATATTCTACCAAGTTCAAAACATCATGGTAAAAACACAAACACCACAAAACTACAAACGAAATCTCACACCACAATACCAACAAACAAGAAACTACAACAGCAAACAAAAACCCAACCTTGTTACCATAGGACAGCAGCCTGACGAGGTTTGCACAAACTTTGACGGTCGCAGGTTGTCCAAGCTGAATTCTGTGCAAGCACAAACCCATCAGAAACAAAAATCAAAGGAGAATCgtaaaaaagtaaaagaatTGCAGGAAAAAAACGAAGGAAACACTGACGTGTGCTGATGAAGGAAGTAACGAACGTAATCGGAAACAACCTGGGAATCGGCAGCCTGCGAATCCCAAAAGGGTAAAACGTTGGAATAATCggaatttttttaagaaattgtAGGAAATTGAACAGAAAGGAGGGAAATTTGACGAGATGGGTACCGATCCAGAGCGGCAGACGTAGACATTGTCGGTGAGCTGGGTGATTTTGTCGGAGGCGCGATTGGCCACGTATACTCCTGCAAGAATCAAAAGGCGATTTGGGCGAGTGTTGAAAGAGAAAAATCAACTTAGGGTTTTGGTGgaggagagagagcgagagaatGAGGAGATTTACCGGTGCTGGTACGAGAGTCGGCGCCAAGGACGACACCTCCGTCGTAGGTGACGCCGATGATGGTGGTACCCATAGAGTGAGGGGCGTTGTGATCCATGTCGGAAGAAGCCATAACGATTCAAAGGTTGGGTTTTTCAGAGGAAATTGAATCTGCAAGGAGACGGAGCGGAGGGGTTTTTGTTAAGCTGACTTACTGCACGAGTTCTTTGGATTTTAGATATTAATGGAATTTTGGGTCTTTCGGCCCAAGAGAATGTTACATTTGGGCTTCAAAATCTTCATGGAGGCTCTCCACCTTTATCATCTCCAAGGATGTAAAATTTTTTAGGGCCCGTTTGCTAACGTTTTGTAAAACACATTTTCGTTTTgcaaatataaaaatagttGGAAAATGACAGAGAGCCAATACGAGAACGAAAAACGACAGTCATTCACTCATAGTCCTGGATTGTCTATCGATAAGAAGAGACGAGTGCAGAACTAAAAGTACTTTCTGACCGCTCAAGCCAGT encodes the following:
- the LOC137717422 gene encoding proteasome subunit beta type-6, whose protein sequence is MASSDMDHNAPHSMGTTIIGVTYDGGVVLGADSRTSTGVYVANRASDKITQLTDNVYVCRSGSAADSQVVSDYVRYFLHQHTIQLGQPATVKVCANLVRLLSYGNKNMLETGLIVGGWDKYEGGKIYGIPLGGTLLELPFAIGGSGSSYLYGFFDQAWKEGMTKDEAEQLVVKAVSLAIARDGASGGVVRTVVINSEGVTRNYYPGDKLPLWHEELEPQNSLLDILNTASPEPMNI